The sequence below is a genomic window from Myxococcus xanthus.
GTTCACCTGCCAGTGCGCCACCTTCTTCGCCGGGCGCCAGGCCCAGTCCGCGAAGGCGTAGCGTGTGACGGGGGAGTATTCGCCCCGGCCCTGGGTGGTGAACACCTGGTCCGGCGGGAACTCCGGGAAGGGCTCCCACAAGCCAGCGAGCAGCGAGGCCAGGCCCACGTCCTCACGCGGCCGGAAACGGAAGCGATCCCTGACGTCGCGCGAGCCCCGCGCGTCCCAGTAGGGATAGTCCGCCTCCTCCACCATCAGCGCCAGGTGCAGGGCCTCGTCCCAGCCGTCCGCGTAGCCCGCCTCCGCCTCACCGACCTCCCAGCCCGCGGGGCCTTCGGTCCAGTGCAGGAAGACGAGCCGGTCCACCAGGTCCGCCCAGGGGTCCGCGTCCACGGAGCCCACGCCGCCGGGCAGCGCCGTGGCGAGCATCCGCTCGCAGAGCATGCGCGCCTGACCGTCCCCCAGTTGCTCCTGCAGGGACTCCAGCGCGCCGGGGGCATCCCCCATGGCCCGCTGGAAGAAAGGCAGCAGGTGTTCGTGGAAGAAGCGGTCGCTGATGGGTCTCAGGACGACGTCCATGGTGCGGATGTTCCCCCCGGAACGCACGCCCACTCAAGGCCGTGCGTCTTCCTGGACGATGAGGGCGTGGATGTCCGCGGCCGTGGGCGCCTCGAGGATGGCGGCCCGGAAACGCGGGTTCTTGAAGAGACGGGAGATGCGGGCCAGGGCCTTGAGGTGGACCCCCGCGCTGTTCTCTGGCGCCACCAGGGCGAAGAACAGGTGGGTGGGCTTGCCGTCAATGGCCTCGAAGTCCACGCCCGCGTGCGACACGCCGAAGGCGGCCTGGAGTTGCCCCATGCCCGGCAGCTTGCCGTGCGGGATGGCCACACCCTCGCCGATGCCCGTGCTGCCAAGCTTCTCGCGCTCGCGCAGCACCTCCACCAGCCGGTCCGCGGTCAGCAGCGGATGGGCGCGCACCAGCGTGGCACTCAGTTCTCGCAGGACTTCAGGCTTCGTCCGCGACTGCATGTCGGCGATGACGGCTTGGGGGCTGAGGAACTCGGCGATTCTCACTGACGCTCCCGCGCTGGCGCTCCTGGTTGGCGGCAATTACTCCCCACCCCTCTTTAGCGCAAGGGTGGCCTGTCTGGATGCGCGCTCTCCGCACTCACTGCGCATCATGACGCGGAAGGGAAACCCGTCCCACGGGACGTAGGGACTTCCCATGAAGCGTCTGTTCCTGTCGACTGTCATCGACATCGCGTCGAGGGCGACCGGCGCATGCTCGCCGGGGTGGCCCCCACCCGCGTCCAGGCCCCCATTCGGGAGCAGCCTGGTGGACCGCCCCCCTCGGCGGGACGTGGGCGCGGGGCCCCATGGGAACCCGCACCGACGCCCTCCAGCACGCGGAGGCATTCGATTGGTGGACCGCCCAACGCGTCGACCGCCACAGCGTGACGCGGCGGACTTCCCGCCGTCACACGCCGTCACCCTGCTTCACCGGGTGACGGCGCGCGGAAGTCAGCGGTCAGCGACGGCTCAGGTCCCCGTGGCGGCGATCGCCGGGGCGTGCGGCTCGATGAGGCCGTACTGGCCATCCTTGCGCCGGTAGACAATGCACAGCGACTCCGACTCCACGTTGTGGAAGACGTAGAAGTCGTTGTTCATCAGGTTCATCTGCATCACCGCATCATCCACGGTGAGTGGCTTGACGGTGAGGTGGGTGGCACGCACCTCGCGCGCAGCCTGCGACGGGGCCGCGGGCTGCGCGGGCACGACGGCGGGTTTCGGCGCATCTTCACTCGCGGAGGCCTCGGCCAGCGACGTCAGCGCGTCCACGTCCGGGAGCTCGAACACGGCGTGGCGGACCCGGAGCTGCTCCACCAAATCATGCCGGTGGTGGACGCGCTCACGGCCATGGTGCGACTTCAGCTTGTCACGGTAGCGCCGCAGCTGGCGCTCGATTTTGTCCATCGCCAGGTCGATGGACGCGTACATGTCATCGCTCTTGTCGCGGCCCCGCAGGACCCACGCGCCGGAGTGGATGGTGATGTCCGCATGGTGGAGGTGGCGTTCCAACGACAGGACCACATGGGCCTCGCCGGCTCGGTCCAGCAACCGGTTCACCCTTTCGACCTTCTCGCGTGCGTACTCCTTGAGGGAATCGGACGCTCCGAACTGACGGAAGGTGATGTTGAACTGCATGCGTGGCTGCCTCCTAGGGTGAGAGGTGAGCTCCGTGACGGATCTGAAACTTTCCCAGCCCTGGAAAGCAACCCGCCCCACCAGGTTGCCTGTTCCCGGACACACCGCCCGTCCGAGGCAGGACATCCCGCCTGCACCTCGCGTCACTGGCAATGGCCCCCTGTTTGGAACCATGCCAGGACGCGCCCGCTGACATCACGCGCCGCGTCAGCTCACGCGAGCAGCCGCCCGCCCGTCACGCCCAGCACCTCCGCGTTGACGTAGCGGGACTCATCCGAGGCGAGGAACACGTAGGACGGCGCCAGCTCCGCGGGCTGCGCGGGGCGGCCCATGGGCGAGTCCTTGCCGAACTTGGACGTCTTCTCCGCGTCAAACGACTGGGGGATGAGCGGCGTCTACACGGGGCCCGGCGCCACGGCGTTGACGCGGATGCCCCGTTCAATGAGCTCCCGCGCCAGGCCCTTGGTGAAGTTGACGATGGCGCTCTTGGTGACGGCGTAGTGGAGGATGGCGGGCGAGGGAGCGGGCCCCCTGGCCCCTCACTGCACGTTGACGACCCGCTCCTCGGAGTGGAACACCGTCGCCTCGCACGTGGCGACGCCCGTGCACTCCAGCACCTCGCCGGGCGCGGTCGCGCTCAGCGTGAGCAGGTGGGCGGCGACAGGCGTCGTCGGCAGCAGGGTGAAGCGGAGGACCGCCTCTTCCTGCTCCGTGGGGATGGTGGCCGTGGCGCTCCCTCCCTCGCGCAGCAGGGTGGCCGCGGCGCGGCTGGGGACCTCGCCCTCGGGCAGCCACCGGAACGAATACTCCTGGCCGCGCGTGAGCCGGTCCTCGGCGCCGGGGCCCTGGAAGGAGAAGAGGCGCTTGGCCTTTCCGTTCTTCATCACCAGGGTGATGGTGTGCGTCCCGTCCTGGAGGACGATGCGGGCGTCCTCCATGGGCTGCCGCACCCAGACGTTGGGGTCGAAGTCGTAGTAGGCCCGCGTGGGCACGCACACGTCGCGGCCCGCGGTGCCGTCCACCCCGCCCCGCTCCAGTGCCATGGGCTGGCCGTTGAAGGTGGCCGTGACGCCCTCGCGAAGCTCGGTGCACCGGTCCGATTCCGCCGCGGGCGAGAAGGTGACGGTGACGCGGTGGGCGCCCGGCTCATCCACGCCCTCGAAGATGTCCACGTCCGACTGGGACAGCATCAGCGTCCGGCCGGAGAGTCCCGCCAGGTCCACGGCTTCCGAAGTGAGGCTGCTGCCACAACCCGACAACAGGCCCACCGCGACGAAGGCCCCCGCCGGGATGTGAAGAAGGTTGCGACGAAGAATGGGATTCATGCGGCGCCGCACCCTATACCCGCGCACCGCCGTCCGCGAGCAGCCCTTCCAGACGAACCTTCACTTCCGGCCACTCCGTGTCGACGACGCTGTAGTACGCGCTGTCACGCACCACACCGCCGCGCACCAGTTTGTGGTGGCGCAGCACCCCCTCGAAGCGAGCGCCCAACCGCTCGATGGCCGCCCGCGAACGCGCGTTGTGCTTGTCCGTCTTGAACTGCACCCGCATGACGCCGAGCGACTCGAAGGCGTGCCGCAGCAGCAGGTACTTGCACTCCGTGTTGATGCGCGTGCGCCACACGCGGCGGCCCAGCCATGTGTAGCCAATCTCCAGCGTCCGGTGGTCGCGCTGGATTTCGAGGAAGCGCGTGGTGCCCACCGGCGCGCCCGTCCGCCGCTCGATGATGACGAAGGGGCGCTCGCTCCCTCGCTCGGCCGCCTGGCAGGCGTTGTCGATGAAGGCTGCGACGTCCGCTTCGGTCCGCAGCACGCTCGAGAACCAGGTGAAGATGTCGTCCTCGCACAGCGCGGCCAGGGCCGGCGCATGCTCCGGACGCAGCGGCTCCAGGCGGACGTCGTGCCCTTCGAGCGTGACGGGCGGAACGACGAGGGGGACGCAGTCACGCCGGTGCACGGCGGAATCGGGAGGGAGGGTGGCGCTCATGGGACGCCCACTCTGCCCCCCCGGGCGCGCCGACGACAAGCGGCGCGCCCGAACAGCCCTGACTCAGTAGTACCGCTTGCGCTTGCTGCTGGGGAGGATGCCCAGCACCTCGCGGTACTTGGCCACCGTGCGGCGGGCAATCTCGGTGCCCTGCGAGCGCAGCAGCTCGACGATTTTCTGGTCCGAGTACGGGTTGCGGGCGTCTTCCTGCGCCACCAACTGCTTGATGTGGTGCTTCACCGCCTCGCTCGCGGTGTCCTCACCGGAGACGCGGGCGATGGACGAGTTGAAGAAGTACTTCAGCTCGAAGATGCCCTGCGGTGTGTGCACGTACTTGCTGGTGGTGACGCGGCTCACCGTGGACTCGTGCATGCCGATGTCCTCGGCCACGTCCCGGAGGATGAGCGGCTTGAGGTAGGCAATGCCCTTGTCCAGGAAGTCCCGCTGGAACTTCACGATGCTCTCGGTGACTTTGTAGATGGTCCGCTGCCGCTGGTGGATGGAGCGGATGAGCCACATCGCGCTGCGCAGCTTGTCCTGGATGAAGTCCTTCGTCTGGCCCGGGCCCACCGCGCCCGTCTTCAGCGCGTTCCGGTAGGTGCCGGAGATGCGCAGCTTGGACAGGCCGTCATCGTTGAGCACCACCGTGTAGTCGTCCCCCATCTTGTAGACGAACACGTCGGGGGAGATGTACTGCGCGTCGTCCCCGCTGAAGTTGCGGCCCGGCTTCGGGTCCAGCTTCGGGAGCAGCCGCACCGCCCCCACCACCTCTTCCAAGGTGACCTTCAGGTCCTTGGCGATGGCGGGCAGGTTCTTGCTCTCCAGGTACTTCATGTGCCGCTTGATGATGAGGCCCAACAGCGGCGCGTGCGGCTCCCTGATGCCCTGGAGCTGGATGAGCAGGCACTCCTGCAAGTCACGGGCGCCGCAGCCGCGCGGATCCAACATCTGGATGCGCCGCAGCGTGCGCTCCGCGACGTGCATGGGCACGTCCGCCTCGTTGGCCAGGCGGATGAGCGGATCCCCGTCCACTTCCGGCAGCTTGAGGTAGCCGTCGTCATCCAGGTTGCCCAGGATGAGCATGGCGATGCGGCGCTCGGCGTCATTCAGGCGCAGCGTGCCCAGCTGCTCCTGGATGTGGTCGACCAGGTCCGCCTTCTTGACGAGGTTGGCCTCGAACGACGGCATGTCGTCCGTGGCCACGTTGCCCTTGTTGGAGGCCGTGGTGGGCTCATTGAACTGGTAGCTGTTGAGGTACTGCTCCCAGTCGATTTCCGGGGGGCCCTCCCCGTCCGCCTTGAACTCCGTGGCGGTGTCGCTGGTGGCCGCGGGCAGATCCACGTCCCGCGGCACCTCCATGTTGTCTGCTTCCAGGGAGGCTTCCCCGGGTTCCTTGTCTCCCACATCCCCCGGCGCTTGCTCGTCTGGTTGCTCCAGCAGCGGGTTCTGCTCCATCTCCTCGCGGACCTGCTCGAGCAGTTCCATGCGAGACAGTTGGAGGAGCTTGATGGCTTGCTGCAGCTGCGGCGTCATCACCAGCTGTTGGGCAAGCTTCAGGCTTTGTTTCAGTTCCATCGCCATGAGACGGGGTCTCCCGGGTTGATTCGGTCCCTCTGGACAGAGGACCACCATCAAAGACCGTGCCAACGTAACAAGGAGCCCTGACTTCGTCTAGCCCCGAAACGAGGGTCCCTTGCTTGCATGCTCAGAATTCCACAAGGAATCCAGGGGCTTAAGACCACTCAGTGTGTCACATGCGCGTTGACAGGTCGACGCAAAAGCGGGGCCAACCCATTCTAAGCACTCCTCTGACAGGTGGCCAGCCGTGCTCAGAGCGCTTGTTGGAGGCGGAACCGTTCCCCCAGGTAGACGGCGCGGGCCTTGGGGGACGCGGCGATCTCCGCCGGGGTGCCCTCTTCCAGGATTCGCCCCTGTGCGATGATGTACGCACGATCACAGATACCCAGGGTGTCCTGGACGTTGTGGTCGGTGATGAGGACGCCCAACCCGCGTTCGCGGAGGAGGAAGATCTGCCGCTGGAGGTCGCCCACGTTGATGGGGTCCACGCCGGCGAAGGGCTCGTCGAAGAGGATGAAGCGGGGCTGCGGGATGAGGCTGCGGGCAATCTCGGCACGCCGGCGCTCGCCGCCCGAAAGGTCTCCCCCCAGGGACTCCCCAACGTGCGTGAGGCCGAACTCGTCCAGGAGGGTGTCGGCGCGCTGCTCGCGGGCCTTGGCGTCCAGGTCCTTCTGGAGCTCCAGCACGGCCAGGAAGTTGTCGCGCACCGTGAGCTTGCGGAAGACGGAGGCTTCCTGGGGCAGGTAGCCCACGCCCCGGCGAGCGCGGCGATGCATGGGCAGGTGCGTGAGGTCCTCGTCGCCAATGCGCACGCGTCCCGCATCCGGAGACACCAATCCCACCACCATGTTGAAGCTGGTCGTCTTCCCCGCGCCGTTGGGCCCCAGCAGGCCCACCACTTCCCCGGCGGCCACGCTGAAGGACACGCCGGCCACCACCTTCTTGCGGCCGCGGAAACTCTTCTCCAGGCCCTCGGCGATCAGCCTCGCGCTCATCGAGCCGTGCCTCCCTGCGCGGAGGGGGCCGTCCCGGAGGACGGGGCCGGACGGGGCGCGGACTGCCGCCCCTTGCGCCTGGCCGGGGTGGGGTTGGAGGGCAGCGATTCGAAGACGATGACGGCGTTCTCCACCTCCAGCCGCTCGTTGCCCAGCGTCAGCCGGACCTTCGTCCCGCGCATGTGCGTGGTGCCCTGGCGGGCCTCGGGCGAGCCCGTCACCACCAGCACGCCGCTGGGCACGTCGTATTCAGCGCGCTCGCCCTTGGCCATGCGGTCGCCGTCCACGGCATGCACCCCGCCCGTGCACACCACACGCGTCACCTCGCGTTGAGGGGTGTAGTTGGCCGTCATCCGGTCACACTTCAGGTCGAGCGTGCGGTGCTTCACCTTCACGTTGCCGGTGAGGGTGGCCTGGGACTTCTGGAAGGTGACGTTGTCGCCGTTGATTTGAACGGGCTCCGTCAGCTCCTTGCCGCCCAGGGGGCCCGGGGCGCGGGTCCCCGTCCCAGCGGAGGGGGCAGAGCCCCCCACGGCGGCGGGAGGCGTGCCCTGCGCGGGGGTGGCGGCGACCGCGGGCGCGGGCTGCGCGACGAAGAAGGCCATCACGAGGAACTCAATCACTCTGGCGCTCCCAGCACGGACTCCACCGAGCCCGCGAAGTTGAACGTCTCGTCCGGGAAGAACAGCTCGAAGCGGTCCGCCCTCAGCCGATAGTCAGGTCCCTTCACCGTCACGCCCTCGTTTCCATGCGCCCGCTCCGTGGTGGCGTCGTACGTCAACCGGGGAGTGCGGGCCTCCATGCCCTTCCCGGTGCGGATGATGACACCGCCCGAGGCCACCACCTGCTTGGACGCGAGGCTCCCCTCCATATTCGGGGCGCTCACCTCCACGCCTCCCTCCGTCCCGGGGGGCGCGCCCTGGGAAGAGGAACCCGGCGGAATCCGGATGGTGGCGTCGGTGGCCCACACCTCGCCGGTGGTGCGCTGGTAGGACACCTGCCGGGCCGTGCCGGAGCGGATGAGCCGGTCGCCCTCGAAGGACTCCAGGCGCGCGCCGTGCAGCACCACCTCCGGGGGAGGCTGGCCGCCAGACGCACCCTCGCCGGAGCCCGGCTTGCAACCGGGGGCGAACACCAGGATGAGAAGGCTGGCAGCGAGCAGGCGAGACACAGGGCTTCCTTATCACCCGGCGGATGCGGGCGCCGCCTCCGGAAGTGGGACGTCCTCGCTCACCGGCGGACGCGTCTTCCAGCGCTGGTGCATCCACACCCACTGTTCCGGCGTCCGCCGGATGGCGGCTTCGATTCGGCTGGACAGGGCGGCCGTGAGGGCCAGGGCGGCCGCCTCGCGGTCCGTGTCCTGGGGCACCGGGACCTCTTCCATGGACAGGCGGTACCCCGCCCCTTCGCGGTGACAGAAGCCCGTCACCACCGCCGCGCCCGTGCGGATGGCCAGGTCAGCGGCGGCGCGTGGTGTGGCGGCCAGTTGCCCGAAGAAGGGCACGAAGAGGGACTGCACCTTCGTGTCCTGGTCGATGAGGATGCCGAGGATTTCGCCGTTGCGCAGGGCGCGCAGCATGGCCCGGGCAGCGCCTTCCTGGCCGCGCCAGATGCTCCGCACCCCGCCCCGGGCCCGGAACTGACCCACCAGCTCCGTCAGCCGGGGGTCGGTGGTCTCCTTCGCGATGCTCTGGCTGGGGTAGCCGGCGCGAGCCACGCGGCGGGCGAGCAGCTCCCAGTTCCCCACGTGCCCGGACACGAAGACGACGCCGCGCCCCCGGGCCAGGGCCGTCTCCAGCACCTGCCGGTCGGCGTCCGGCCAGGCGACCAGGCGCTCCAGGGCCTCGTCGAGGGCGCCCGTGCAGGCCACCTCCAGCGCGGCGGCGGCCAGGTGGCGGAAGGCGTCGCGGGCCAGCGCCTGCCGGTCCGCATCCGACTTTTCCGGGAAGGCCACGGAAAGGGACTTGAGGGCCTTGCGGCGTTCCCCTCCGGCCAGGGTGTAGGCCAGGGCGCCCAGACGCGCACCCAGGCTCCGGGCGACGCCCAGGGGAAGAGGTTGAAGGAGCAACAGGACGCCACGGATGAGCACGTAGCGGAGGAAACGCTTGAGGCGCTTTGCTAAGGGTGGACGCTCCACGAGGCGTTCAATATCCCATGCGCGAATACAACTTCGACGGGCTCGTTGGGCCCACCCACAATTACGGCGGCCTCTCGCCCGGCAACCTGGCATCGCAGAGCCATGTCGGTGAGCCCAGCCACCCCCGGGACGCGGCCCTCCAGGGGCTGGAAAAGATGCGCTTTGTGTCCGCCCTGGGGGTGGGACAGGCGGTCCTGCCGCCCCAGCCGCGCCCGTCCCTGCACGCGCTGAGGGCGCTGGGCTTCACGGGCTCGGACGAGGAGGTCATCACCCGGGCCGCGCGCGAGGCCGAACACCTGTTGCGCCTGACGTCCAGCGCGTCCTCCATGTGGACGGCCAACGCGGCCACGGTGGCGCCCAGCGCGGACACGGCGGATGGCCGGGTGCACCTGACACCGGCCAACCTGTCGCAGATGTACCACCGGGCCATCGAGGCGGAGACGACGCACTCGGTGCTGCGCGCCATCTTCTCCAATGAGAAGTACTTCGCGGTGCACGCGCCGCTGCCGGGCAGCGGGCACTTCGCGGACGAGGGCGCGGCCAACCACACGCGGCTCGCCACGCCCGGGCACGCGGGCGTCCATCTGCTCGCCTGGGGCCGCAGCGCGTGGCAGGACGTGCAGGGGCCCAGCCGCTTCCCCGCGCGGCAGACGCTGGAGGCCAGCCAGGCGCTGGCGCGGCTCCACCAGTTGGACGCGAAGTCGGTGCTCTTCCCGCAGCAACACCCCGAGGGCATCGACGCGGGGGCCTTCCACACGGACGTGCTGGCGGTGGGCAACGAGCGGTTCCTGATGCTGCATGAGCTGGCCTTCGTGGACCACGCGGGGCTCCTGGCGGTGCTGCGCGAGAAGCTGGGCCAGGACTTCCGCGCGGTGGTGGCCACGAAGGCGGAGCTGCCGGCGAAGGACGCGGTGAAGGCGTACCCGTTCAACTCGCAGGTGCTGACGCTGCCGGACGGCACCATGGCGATTGTGGCGCCGATAGAGAGCCGGGAGACGCCCGCGGCGCGGCAGTTCCTGGAGCGCGTGGTGGCCGAGGACACGCCGGTGAAGGCCGTGCACTACCTGGACGTGCGCCAGTCGATGAACAACGGCGGCGGACCGGCCTGCCTGCGCCAGCGGGTGTGGCTCACGGACGAGGAGCGCGGGGCCATCAAGGCAGACGTCTTCTACACGCCCGCGCTGCATGACTCGCTGGCCGGCTGGGTGCGGCGGCACTACCGCGAGGTGCTGCGGCCCAAGGACCTGCAGGACCCGCAGCTGGCGCGGGAGACGATGACGGCGCTGGATGAGCTGACCCGGATTCTCAACCTGGGCAGCGTCTACGACTTCCAACGCTGAGGCGTACAACGGCCGCTGAGCTTCCGGCTCAGCGCGCGTCCAGGGGCTGGAAGGTGACGCCCTCCAGCTTCAGCCGGTCTGCCGCGACCACCATGCGTTCGGTCGCGATGACGAGGGCGGGGTAATCCCTCAGCCGGAACAGGTCCACCTCGACGGGCAGCGTCTCCCGAGCGAGCCAGTATGTATCTGGCAGGCGCTCACTGGCCTCGCTTCCGCACTTCGCGCAGGTGGGCGCACGGGGATGCACGAAGCAGTCGGGATGCAGCCGGCCATGAAGCGCCAGTTGTAACTCACGGAGCACCGGAGGGTTCTTCCCTCGGAAGGTCACGTCGAGACGACACCCGGTGAGTCCCCGGACGCCTTCGCCCTGCAACACCTCCAGCGCTTCGTCGCGAATGACGAGCGTCCAGTCCTGCAATGCGAGGTGCCCGAATGCCCCTGTCGCCACGCCTGACAGGGGGCCGAGCCGGGTTCCGGGCTCCAGGACCGCGCCTTCGGGCGCCAGGGGCCTGACGCGCTCGCGCAGCCGCGCGAAGACCTCGAAGGGAACGGGCCAGGGGTCGGAGAACGGCTTCAGCTCAGCCTTCGAGAAGCTCGACAGGTCGACACACGGATACTGCAAGCCCGCCCAGCCGCCGCCCACCCCACACTCCGTGCAGGGCTCCACGCCTGGGAGGCCCCACTTGTGCGCGGCGCGACTCAGGTTGCCCGTGAAGCGCGACGTCGTGCTCGCTTCGACTCGGTAGAACCTCACGCCCTCGCACTCCTTCTCCTGAGAACCGCCGTCATAAGGCTTCTATCCGAGGCCCACGCATTCCGGGGGCAATGGGCATGTTGTAGGGCACGACCGGGCCGGACAGCTCGAAACGAAAGGCGAGTTCGACCGCGTGCCGCATGATGACGTCCCGCGATGGGGGCCGGGGATTGGCCACCACGAACTGCCGCCATGCGTTGTTCCACGCCCCTCCCGGCCCCATGCCCTTCCCGCTGTGAATCTTCCGGTGGACGTGCTCGGGGACGACCAGGGTGAATTGGTGGATGTCGATGCCCGCCGCCCGAAACCACGCCGCGAGCCGGGGTTCCTGCGGAAAGAGGTGATGTTTGATGAGCTTGCCGTGCGGCCGGGGGATCGCGGGGATGAAGACGGGAGAGCGCCGCGCCAGCGGAGCCGTCGCGAGAGGCCGTGCGTCCGCTCGAACCCCTGTACGGCGCTGCCACCAGTTTCGGTAGGTGCCCGTCCCACGGAAAGCGGGGCTGCCCGTCGCCTTCTCGACCGTCCCTGCCATCGGCGCATGCGCTACGACGTCGTCCGCCACGTCCTCGCACCGGTTGCCACTTCGCGGCTTCCCACTCACGCATCACGGGGGAGGACGCCGTACTGCACGCGAGCGCGCCCAGAAGAAGGCAGCAGAGCGTCAGGAGCCGTAGCGACCCGTTCATGGCGGCACAGCCTATCCGAGCGCCCGGCCGCCCTACGCACGGGCGGACGGGCGCTCCGTGGCCGGCTGCAAGCCCGAGTGTGGCAGGCGCCCGTAGTCGGACGCGCTGGCGGTCATCACCTTCTTTCTAGAGGAGGTGAGATTCCCCATGATTCCCGAAGCGATACAGCACTATCTGCGCCGCAACGGGGTGCGTTTCGAGCGGTACTGGCACCCGCGTGCCGTCAGCGCTCAAGAAGTGGCCGAGTCGCTGCACGTCTCCGGCTGGCGCGTGGCCAAGTCCGTCATCGTGATGGCGGACCGGCAGCCATGGATTGTCGTCGTCCCCGCGGCGGGCACCGTCGATTTGGACCAGGTCCGAGACATGCTGGGTGCCCGGCACGTCCGGCTCGCGACCGAGCCGGAATTCTCCGGCCACTTTCCCGACTGCGAGGTGGGCGCGGAACCTCCCTTTGGTGAGCTCTACGGCCTGCCTGTCGCCGTGGATGAATCCCTCAGCCTGGCGGAACGGCTGCTCTTCCGCGCGGGCTCCCACGAGGAGTCGCTCGAGCTGCGCTTCCAGGACTTCGCCATCTTGGAGTGGCCCCTGGTGGCCTCCTTCATCGAGGAGGAGCAGCAACTCCAAGCCATCCACAACACCGGCGCGCCCAGCCGCCCCCGTGAGGAGGCACACGCCCACGTCTGAACCGGAGCGAGGCCCGGGCGACTAATGCGCGTCCCGAGCCTCGCCATCCACATCCGGGCCACGCAGCAGGTACTCCAGCTCCGCCTCGCGCGGGTCCTCCGACAACGTCTTGCGCCGCGAATCCACGCGCTCGCGCTCCGCGCCTTCCAGCCGCGCCACCCAGGCCCGCGCCTCGGCCCGCGCGCCCGCGGGGAGATGCCGCATGCCCTCGTGGACCGAACGCGCCGCCGCGTCATAGCGACGCAGCGCCTCCTGGGTCCGCGCCACCGCGAAGAACGCATCCGCGCCAGGCACGAGCCGGGCCGCCGTCTGCCGCCGCTCCAGCGCGTGGGAGAGCAGCCCCTCGCGCTCCAGGCACGCCGCTTCCATGGCCAGCAACCGCGCGCGCTGGGCGTAGTCCGTGATGAAGGGCGCCAGCGCCTGGAGCGTGTCCTTCGCCCGCCGAGTCAACCCCGCATCCAGTTGCTGCGCCGCCAACTGGAAGGACAGCGCCACGTTGCCCGGGAAGCGCGCCAACATTTGCTCCAACACACGCAGGGCCTCCTCCCGCTTCCCCTGCGCCCGCAACACTTCCGCGCGCAACAGGTGCGTGTCCAGCGCGTCCGGCGCCAGGCGCTCCACCTGCGCCCGCGCGGCCTCCGCCGTCTCCAGGTCCCCTCGCAGGATTCGCAACCGGGCCTCGCGCGCCCACAGCGCCGCGGCTTCCGGCTGACCCGCGAAGTGCTCCCGCGCCCAGCCCGAGTAGTCCAGCGCCAGCGCCAACC
It includes:
- a CDS encoding lysophospholipid acyltransferase family protein; the protein is MERPPLAKRLKRFLRYVLIRGVLLLLQPLPLGVARSLGARLGALAYTLAGGERRKALKSLSVAFPEKSDADRQALARDAFRHLAAAALEVACTGALDEALERLVAWPDADRQVLETALARGRGVVFVSGHVGNWELLARRVARAGYPSQSIAKETTDPRLTELVGQFRARGGVRSIWRGQEGAARAMLRALRNGEILGILIDQDTKVQSLFVPFFGQLAATPRAAADLAIRTGAAVVTGFCHREGAGYRLSMEEVPVPQDTDREAAALALTAALSSRIEAAIRRTPEQWVWMHQRWKTRPPVSEDVPLPEAAPASAG
- a CDS encoding PTS sugar transporter subunit IIA, coding for MRIAEFLSPQAVIADMQSRTKPEVLRELSATLVRAHPLLTADRLVEVLREREKLGSTGIGEGVAIPHGKLPGMGQLQAAFGVSHAGVDFEAIDGKPTHLFFALVAPENSAGVHLKALARISRLFKNPRFRAAILEAPTAADIHALIVQEDARP
- a CDS encoding LptA/OstA family protein → MIEFLVMAFFVAQPAPAVAATPAQGTPPAAVGGSAPSAGTGTRAPGPLGGKELTEPVQINGDNVTFQKSQATLTGNVKVKHRTLDLKCDRMTANYTPQREVTRVVCTGGVHAVDGDRMAKGERAEYDVPSGVLVVTGSPEARQGTTHMRGTKVRLTLGNERLEVENAVIVFESLPSNPTPARRKGRQSAPRPAPSSGTAPSAQGGTAR
- the hpf gene encoding ribosome hibernation-promoting factor, HPF/YfiA family, with the protein product MQFNITFRQFGASDSLKEYAREKVERVNRLLDRAGEAHVVLSLERHLHHADITIHSGAWVLRGRDKSDDMYASIDLAMDKIERQLRRYRDKLKSHHGRERVHHRHDLVEQLRVRHAVFELPDVDALTSLAEASASEDAPKPAVVPAQPAAPSQAAREVRATHLTVKPLTVDDAVMQMNLMNNDFYVFHNVESESLCIVYRRKDGQYGLIEPHAPAIAATGT
- the lptB gene encoding LPS export ABC transporter ATP-binding protein, whose product is MSARLIAEGLEKSFRGRKKVVAGVSFSVAAGEVVGLLGPNGAGKTTSFNMVVGLVSPDAGRVRIGDEDLTHLPMHRRARRGVGYLPQEASVFRKLTVRDNFLAVLELQKDLDAKAREQRADTLLDEFGLTHVGESLGGDLSGGERRRAEIARSLIPQPRFILFDEPFAGVDPINVGDLQRQIFLLRERGLGVLITDHNVQDTLGICDRAYIIAQGRILEEGTPAEIAASPKARAVYLGERFRLQQAL
- the astB gene encoding N-succinylarginine dihydrolase, which translates into the protein MREYNFDGLVGPTHNYGGLSPGNLASQSHVGEPSHPRDAALQGLEKMRFVSALGVGQAVLPPQPRPSLHALRALGFTGSDEEVITRAAREAEHLLRLTSSASSMWTANAATVAPSADTADGRVHLTPANLSQMYHRAIEAETTHSVLRAIFSNEKYFAVHAPLPGSGHFADEGAANHTRLATPGHAGVHLLAWGRSAWQDVQGPSRFPARQTLEASQALARLHQLDAKSVLFPQQHPEGIDAGAFHTDVLAVGNERFLMLHELAFVDHAGLLAVLREKLGQDFRAVVATKAELPAKDAVKAYPFNSQVLTLPDGTMAIVAPIESRETPAARQFLERVVAEDTPVKAVHYLDVRQSMNNGGGPACLRQRVWLTDEERGAIKADVFYTPALHDSLAGWVRRHYREVLRPKDLQDPQLARETMTALDELTRILNLGSVYDFQR
- the rpoN gene encoding RNA polymerase factor sigma-54, yielding MAMELKQSLKLAQQLVMTPQLQQAIKLLQLSRMELLEQVREEMEQNPLLEQPDEQAPGDVGDKEPGEASLEADNMEVPRDVDLPAATSDTATEFKADGEGPPEIDWEQYLNSYQFNEPTTASNKGNVATDDMPSFEANLVKKADLVDHIQEQLGTLRLNDAERRIAMLILGNLDDDGYLKLPEVDGDPLIRLANEADVPMHVAERTLRRIQMLDPRGCGARDLQECLLIQLQGIREPHAPLLGLIIKRHMKYLESKNLPAIAKDLKVTLEEVVGAVRLLPKLDPKPGRNFSGDDAQYISPDVFVYKMGDDYTVVLNDDGLSKLRISGTYRNALKTGAVGPGQTKDFIQDKLRSAMWLIRSIHQRQRTIYKVTESIVKFQRDFLDKGIAYLKPLILRDVAEDIGMHESTVSRVTTSKYVHTPQGIFELKYFFNSSIARVSGEDTASEAVKHHIKQLVAQEDARNPYSDQKIVELLRSQGTEIARRTVAKYREVLGILPSSKRKRYY
- a CDS encoding GNAT family N-acetyltransferase, with protein sequence MSATLPPDSAVHRRDCVPLVVPPVTLEGHDVRLEPLRPEHAPALAALCEDDIFTWFSSVLRTEADVAAFIDNACQAAERGSERPFVIIERRTGAPVGTTRFLEIQRDHRTLEIGYTWLGRRVWRTRINTECKYLLLRHAFESLGVMRVQFKTDKHNARSRAAIERLGARFEGVLRHHKLVRGGVVRDSAYYSVVDTEWPEVKVRLEGLLADGGARV